A portion of the Streptomyces coeruleoprunus genome contains these proteins:
- a CDS encoding helix-turn-helix transcriptional regulator, whose protein sequence is MIKVAAGRRKDIDGSASVPCFYGSELRFQREKEGLSMERTVEGSFYGATYLSEIERGHRRMPLDLARHVDRVLGTDGFFERRCEDVRKAKQGAHASYFTPIVEAETRACVIQEWADALLPGLLQTKAYAHAIINSTHSLDLQEEAEAKVRDRLARANLFANPKRPEYWVILHESLIHHPLLPPTEMAEQLDHIAALTRRRRIVPQILPWNPATQAFMELSLMFLDFDDEPPLVYTEGPYHGQILDDPALVKLYRKAYDRLRAAALPPEASLAMIERAAEDYRNANEPR, encoded by the coding sequence GTGATCAAGGTGGCGGCAGGGCGGCGGAAGGACATCGACGGGTCGGCGAGCGTTCCGTGTTTCTACGGGAGCGAGTTGCGCTTCCAGCGCGAGAAGGAGGGCCTCTCGATGGAGAGGACGGTGGAGGGCAGCTTCTACGGGGCGACGTACCTGAGCGAGATCGAGCGAGGGCATCGCCGGATGCCGCTCGACCTCGCCCGGCACGTGGACCGGGTGCTGGGCACGGACGGGTTCTTCGAACGGCGCTGCGAGGATGTGCGGAAGGCGAAGCAGGGTGCCCATGCTTCGTACTTCACGCCGATCGTGGAGGCGGAGACGCGGGCGTGTGTGATCCAGGAGTGGGCCGACGCCCTGCTCCCGGGTCTGCTGCAGACCAAGGCGTACGCGCACGCGATCATCAACTCCACGCACTCGCTGGACCTCCAGGAGGAGGCTGAGGCGAAGGTCCGTGACAGGTTGGCGCGGGCAAACCTCTTCGCCAATCCGAAGAGGCCCGAGTACTGGGTAATCCTCCACGAGTCCCTGATCCATCACCCGCTTCTGCCGCCGACGGAGATGGCCGAACAGCTCGACCACATCGCCGCCTTGACACGGCGTCGCCGGATCGTTCCACAAATCTTGCCGTGGAACCCGGCTACGCAGGCGTTCATGGAGCTGAGTCTCATGTTCCTGGATTTCGACGACGAGCCGCCGCTGGTCTATACGGAAGGCCCTTATCACGGCCAGATCCTGGACGATCCGGCTCTCGTGAAGCTCTACCGCAAGGCTTACGATCGGCTCAGGGCCGCCGCGCTGCCGCCGGAGGCGTCCCTCGCCATGATCGAGCGAGCGGCTGAGGACTACCGAAATGCCAACGAACCGCGTTGA
- a CDS encoding SMI1/KNR4 family protein — protein sequence MDEQIWTGVRERVLALGLHLEDPLSPEELADLEATIGVRLPEEYRGFLLHVGAGGAGPSYGVFPVRKGEDGTWEWDGDGGDMTLPDRLAEPFDAVGPDPEVLADLEAGHPEEEDFDDIEEYDAAYEAWEERLMSVLWTDERTVGAICLCHLGCAQRQWLVVSGPERGRMWDDARCDHVDLEPLNTGFAEWYLSWLRDARPAPR from the coding sequence ATGGACGAGCAGATCTGGACGGGCGTACGCGAGCGGGTGCTGGCGCTCGGCCTGCACCTGGAGGACCCGCTGTCGCCGGAGGAGTTGGCCGACCTGGAGGCCACGATCGGGGTACGGCTCCCGGAGGAGTACCGCGGCTTCCTCCTCCACGTCGGCGCCGGCGGCGCGGGCCCCTCGTACGGGGTGTTCCCGGTACGGAAGGGGGAGGACGGCACCTGGGAGTGGGACGGCGACGGCGGCGACATGACCCTGCCGGACCGGCTGGCGGAGCCGTTCGACGCGGTGGGCCCCGACCCCGAGGTGCTGGCCGACCTGGAGGCGGGTCACCCCGAGGAGGAGGACTTCGACGACATCGAGGAGTACGACGCCGCGTACGAGGCATGGGAGGAGCGCCTGATGTCCGTCCTCTGGACGGACGAGCGGACCGTCGGCGCGATCTGCCTGTGCCACCTGGGCTGCGCCCAGCGCCAGTGGCTCGTGGTCTCCGGCCCCGAACGCGGTCGCATGTGGGACGACGCCCGCTGCGACCACGTCGACCTGGAGCCCTTGAACACCGGCTTCGCCGAGTGGTACCTCAGCTGGCTGCGGGACGCCCGTCCCGCACCGCGCTGA
- a CDS encoding F510_1955 family glycosylhydrolase: MTLSSRNALRTSAAALAGLGLAAALTACGPNGTPHSAPSPADLRHVHGLGVDPADGRVYVATHEGIVTPAGDGSARRVGDSDDDYMGFTAVGPHTFVASGHPGHGNEDEPANRGLIESTDAGRTWKVRSLAGEADFHALDFAHGTLYGYDSTRGRLRVSKDRVHWEDRAELRALDIAVSPEDPDTILATTGQGVSRSTDGGRTFAPGTPPVMAFLSWAAPDALYGLDPSGTLHRSGDAGRTWQRTGTVHGGGPQALTAVSADRVLVATEDGVYESKDGGRTFTRLIAA, translated from the coding sequence GTGACCCTGAGCAGCAGGAACGCCCTGAGAACCAGCGCGGCCGCGCTGGCCGGACTCGGCCTCGCGGCCGCCCTGACCGCCTGCGGCCCGAACGGCACCCCCCACTCCGCCCCGTCCCCGGCCGACCTGCGCCACGTCCACGGACTGGGCGTCGACCCCGCCGACGGGCGCGTCTACGTCGCCACGCACGAGGGCATCGTGACGCCGGCCGGCGACGGCTCGGCCCGGCGCGTCGGCGACAGCGACGACGACTACATGGGCTTCACCGCCGTCGGCCCCCATACCTTCGTCGCCAGCGGCCACCCCGGCCACGGCAACGAGGACGAGCCCGCCAACCGCGGCCTCATCGAGTCCACCGACGCCGGGCGGACCTGGAAGGTCAGGTCGCTCGCCGGCGAGGCCGACTTCCACGCCCTCGACTTCGCCCACGGCACCCTCTACGGCTACGACAGCACCCGCGGCCGGCTCCGCGTCAGCAAGGACCGCGTCCACTGGGAGGACCGCGCCGAACTGCGGGCCCTCGACATCGCGGTGAGCCCCGAGGACCCGGACACCATCCTGGCGACGACGGGACAGGGCGTGTCCAGGTCGACCGACGGCGGCCGCACCTTCGCCCCCGGCACGCCGCCCGTCATGGCGTTCCTCTCCTGGGCGGCACCGGACGCCCTCTACGGCCTGGACCCCTCCGGCACGCTCCACCGCAGCGGCGACGCCGGCCGCACCTGGCAGCGGACCGGCACGGTCCACGGCGGCGGGCCCCAGGCCCTGACCGCCGTCTCCGCCGACCGCGTCCTGGTGGCGACGGAGGACGGGGTCTACGAGTCGAAGGACGGCGGCAGGACGTTCACGCGGCTGATCGCCGCCTGA
- a CDS encoding DMT family transporter, translated as MEQARDRVALGSFAVTCLLAGGNAVGIRFSNRELDPLWGASVRFGVAALVLVAIMAGMRLAWPRGRALAGAVLFGVLNFGVTFALAYYALLHIHAGLGQTLLALVPLVALLLAVAQHQERFRPVALAGTLCAVAGVAVISRAPLQASVPWWTLLAAGGAVLSFAESAVLVRRLPKVHPVTMNAVGMTAGAVVLFVASWVVGDRWELPERAVTWWALAYLVVAGSVLTFIFYLLVIQHWGASRAAYVFVVIPVVAIAVSAWLDDEPLTVSLLLGAPLILLGVYLGALRPGGEEPEG; from the coding sequence ATGGAGCAGGCTCGGGACCGGGTGGCTCTCGGCTCGTTCGCCGTCACCTGTCTTCTCGCGGGCGGGAACGCGGTCGGCATCCGGTTCAGCAACCGGGAGCTCGACCCCCTGTGGGGCGCGTCGGTGCGGTTCGGCGTGGCCGCGCTGGTCCTGGTGGCGATCATGGCGGGGATGCGGCTGGCCTGGCCGCGGGGCCGGGCGCTCGCGGGGGCGGTGCTCTTCGGGGTGCTCAACTTCGGCGTGACGTTCGCGCTGGCCTACTACGCGCTGCTGCACATCCACGCCGGGCTCGGCCAGACCCTCCTCGCGCTGGTGCCGCTCGTGGCGCTGCTGCTGGCGGTGGCGCAGCACCAGGAGCGGTTCCGGCCGGTCGCGCTGGCCGGGACGCTGTGCGCGGTGGCGGGCGTGGCGGTCATCTCGCGGGCGCCGCTCCAGGCGTCGGTGCCGTGGTGGACGCTGCTGGCGGCGGGGGGTGCGGTGCTGTCGTTCGCGGAGTCCGCGGTGCTGGTGCGCCGGCTGCCGAAGGTGCACCCGGTGACGATGAACGCGGTGGGGATGACGGCCGGGGCGGTGGTCCTGTTCGTCGCCTCGTGGGTGGTGGGGGACCGCTGGGAGCTGCCGGAGCGGGCCGTGACCTGGTGGGCGCTGGCGTACCTGGTCGTCGCGGGGTCGGTGCTGACCTTCATCTTCTATCTGCTGGTCATCCAGCACTGGGGCGCGTCGCGGGCGGCGTACGTGTTCGTGGTGATCCCGGTGGTGGCCATCGCGGTGTCGGCGTGGCTCGACGACGAGCCGCTGACGGTCTCGCTCCTGCTGGGCGCGCCGCTGATCCTGCTCGGCGTGTACCTGGGCGCGCTGCGTCCGGGCGGCGAGGAACCCGAAGGTTAG
- the purD gene encoding phosphoribosylamine--glycine ligase produces MKVLVIGGGAREHALCRSLSLDPDVTAVHCAPGNAGIAEVAELHQVDALDGAAVARLAADLEAGLVVVGPEAPLVAGVADAVRAAGIPCFGPSEEAAQLEGSKAFAKDVMAAAGVPTARSYVCTTPEEIDEALDAFGAPYVVKDDGLAAGKGVVVTTDLEQARAHALSCERVVIEEYLDGPEVSLFAITDGTTVLPLTPAQDFKRALDDDEGPNTGGMGAYSPLPWADPKLVDEVLATVLQPTVDELRRRGTPFSGLLYAGLAITSRGVRVIEFNARFGDPETQVVLARLKTPLAGVLLHAANGTLDSEPPLTWRDDAAVTVVIASHNYPGTPRTGDPITGLDQVAEHDAPHAYVLHAGTKRDGDAVVSAGGRVLSVTATGKDLAQARERAYAAAGRIRLEGSHHRTDIARKAAGQ; encoded by the coding sequence GTGAAGGTCCTCGTCATCGGCGGCGGCGCCCGCGAACACGCCCTGTGCCGCTCTCTCTCCCTCGACCCCGACGTCACCGCTGTCCACTGCGCGCCCGGCAACGCCGGCATCGCAGAGGTCGCCGAGCTGCACCAGGTCGACGCCCTCGACGGTGCCGCCGTGGCCCGCCTCGCCGCCGACCTGGAGGCCGGCCTCGTCGTCGTCGGCCCCGAGGCGCCGCTCGTCGCCGGTGTCGCCGACGCGGTCCGTGCGGCCGGTATCCCCTGCTTCGGCCCCTCCGAGGAGGCGGCGCAGCTCGAGGGCTCCAAGGCGTTCGCCAAGGACGTGATGGCCGCCGCCGGCGTGCCCACCGCCCGCAGCTACGTCTGCACCACCCCGGAGGAGATCGACGAGGCCCTCGACGCCTTCGGCGCCCCGTACGTCGTCAAGGACGACGGTCTCGCCGCCGGCAAGGGCGTCGTCGTGACGACCGACCTGGAGCAGGCCCGCGCCCACGCCCTGTCCTGCGAGCGCGTGGTGATCGAGGAGTACCTGGACGGCCCCGAGGTCTCCCTCTTCGCGATCACCGACGGCACCACCGTCCTGCCGCTCACCCCGGCGCAGGACTTCAAGCGCGCCCTCGACGACGACGAGGGCCCCAACACCGGTGGCATGGGCGCCTACTCGCCGCTGCCCTGGGCCGACCCGAAGCTGGTCGACGAGGTCCTGGCGACCGTCCTCCAGCCGACCGTCGACGAACTGCGCCGCCGCGGCACGCCCTTCTCCGGCCTGCTGTACGCGGGGCTGGCGATCACCAGCCGCGGCGTCCGCGTCATCGAGTTCAACGCCCGCTTCGGCGACCCCGAGACGCAGGTGGTCCTCGCCCGCCTCAAGACGCCGCTGGCGGGCGTCCTGCTGCACGCCGCCAACGGCACCCTGGACTCCGAGCCGCCGCTCACCTGGCGCGACGACGCCGCCGTCACCGTGGTGATCGCCTCGCACAACTACCCGGGCACCCCGCGCACCGGCGACCCGATCACGGGCCTGGACCAGGTGGCGGAGCACGACGCCCCCCACGCGTACGTCCTGCACGCCGGTACGAAGCGGGACGGCGACGCCGTCGTGAGCGCCGGTGGACGCGTCCTGTCCGTCACCGCGACCGGCAAGGACCTGGCGCAGGCCCGCGAGCGGGCGTACGCGGCGGCCGGGCGCATCCGCCTGGAGGGCTCCCACCACCGCACGGACATCGCCCGGAAGGCCGCCGGGCAGTAA
- a CDS encoding TetR/AcrR family transcriptional regulator, with the protein MPKLWNETIEEHRRAVRDAVLDATAALAERHGPRAVTMSRIAAETGIGRATLYKYFPDVEAVLRAWHERQVSTHLARLGGLRDGPGSAAERLEAVLESYAAIQRRRGGHGDVGALLHRGEHVDRAHRHLADLVGGLLAEAAAEGDVRSDVPAAELAAYCLHALEAAGGLPSGAAVRRLVAVVLDGVRP; encoded by the coding sequence GTGCCGAAGCTGTGGAACGAGACGATCGAGGAGCACCGCCGCGCCGTGCGGGACGCGGTGCTCGACGCCACGGCGGCGCTGGCGGAGCGGCACGGCCCGCGCGCGGTGACGATGTCGCGGATCGCCGCGGAGACCGGGATCGGGCGGGCGACGCTCTACAAGTACTTCCCGGACGTCGAGGCCGTCCTGCGCGCCTGGCACGAGCGGCAGGTCAGCACCCACCTCGCCCGCCTGGGCGGCCTGCGGGACGGGCCGGGCAGCGCGGCCGAGCGACTGGAGGCCGTACTGGAGTCGTACGCCGCGATCCAGCGCCGCCGCGGCGGCCACGGCGACGTCGGTGCCCTCCTCCACCGCGGCGAGCACGTCGACCGCGCCCACCGGCACCTCGCCGACCTGGTCGGCGGCCTGCTCGCGGAGGCGGCCGCGGAGGGGGACGTACGGTCCGACGTGCCGGCCGCCGAACTCGCCGCGTACTGTCTGCACGCCCTGGAGGCGGCCGGCGGCCTCCCGTCCGGGGCGGCCGTGCGCCGCCTGGTCGCGGTCGTCCTCGACGGCGTCCGCCCCTAA
- a CDS encoding phosphotransferase translates to MTVAVTVDYLQRSLALAESALDDAIQASPGLEPRLNSRRATLEKAARELGEGNMVGPRFHIANAALHLVSEFYARADAVRARTLLELALRLYESSNRDGRFDQSIESCRSYLTQLPPAPAPPQPLMQVPQQAQAPAQAPPPVQAAGPAPVHTPAAAPIQPEPQPQLQPQPQLQPQPEPQPQPQLQPQPVVQAPPPPATPQPLDDTPTAGDAEREPVDVPQSWEQLLASWKEGERGKTTAQELIDGVAAHIADLLTRHAPASAELLWPLIEADLNALAADLVDVRVPSEDTKALHDRAKDARRMSVRETITYAKYGKIASAEALRMHWLTCALWNHAVERDWHSNTYQTVADILGYLQVVQIMHRYKSDERELLLAVTEASALIALGGLQDTELNRVRHVYTWLRHSIGIRLLVGGPDPTDPENSTFDPRIQDPNFSNRHLHPEHWATRLLNWWIDEEEHWNSVAFTLLILSGWKADQLERMLDALYQTTPSEPGGGRGPRDARGFWREKAMGMLAAIRSVRVARNPWEPGATEASSSLSMRDQDESVQVPNRLLQGIAAELAPRSHGTMVQGALFAGRPVPTFLALDNFGPVGVLKIDEAAKVQREKENFDRFGEVLRPVYRASKCVVGTTGITNSSNGRRYQGILTSYVFRDRDEPKTLRGWLRRADTDALRPVIKELFLDALGPWLSDARRTIGDLRGEYAALRPASFERTSYAPGKNAESELAHFGQPEVAKVFGAALTPDDRHLDAVLARCGGLRESILSTEFDYASATNPLWLVAHIAEIRKPDEEAAPLIDWLLYDRQYGLTTTSYLTCVSHGDLHGENVLASGPDGRRPELYVIDFETTHQGHMCKDFARLESALWSRTFPWEPEQLLQLRSWFVDALAGEAMWEAEIPEDTDPDVRRVLTCVTELRGILRGCEQRNWPFGDLEYQWALLASLLPFARYRDHDSPSNRHLPFLLAADIANAIVTRAAGQK, encoded by the coding sequence ATGACCGTTGCCGTGACCGTCGACTACCTCCAACGGAGCCTCGCGCTCGCCGAGTCCGCGCTCGACGACGCCATCCAGGCCTCACCGGGCCTGGAACCCCGCCTCAACTCCCGGCGCGCCACTCTGGAGAAGGCCGCGAGAGAGCTGGGCGAGGGGAACATGGTCGGGCCGCGCTTCCACATCGCCAACGCCGCACTGCACCTCGTGTCCGAGTTCTACGCCAGGGCGGACGCCGTCAGGGCGCGCACCCTGCTGGAACTGGCCCTGCGCTTATACGAGTCGAGCAACCGTGACGGCCGCTTCGACCAGTCGATCGAGTCGTGCCGCAGCTACCTCACGCAGCTGCCGCCGGCCCCGGCCCCGCCCCAGCCCCTGATGCAGGTCCCGCAGCAGGCCCAGGCGCCGGCCCAGGCCCCGCCTCCGGTCCAGGCCGCGGGCCCGGCTCCGGTCCACACTCCCGCCGCCGCGCCCATCCAGCCGGAGCCCCAGCCGCAGCTTCAACCCCAGCCTCAGCTTCAGCCCCAGCCTGAGCCGCAGCCCCAGCCGCAGCTTCAGCCCCAGCCCGTGGTGCAGGCGCCCCCGCCTCCCGCCACCCCCCAGCCGCTGGACGACACCCCCACCGCCGGCGACGCCGAGCGGGAGCCGGTGGACGTCCCGCAGAGCTGGGAGCAGCTGCTCGCGAGCTGGAAGGAGGGCGAGCGCGGCAAGACCACCGCCCAGGAGCTGATCGACGGCGTCGCCGCCCACATCGCCGACCTCCTCACCCGGCACGCCCCGGCCTCGGCCGAGCTGCTGTGGCCGCTGATCGAGGCCGACCTGAACGCGCTCGCCGCGGACCTCGTCGACGTGCGGGTCCCCAGCGAGGACACCAAGGCGCTGCACGACCGGGCCAAGGACGCCCGGCGGATGAGCGTGCGCGAGACGATCACGTACGCGAAGTACGGCAAGATCGCGTCGGCCGAGGCGCTGCGCATGCACTGGCTGACGTGCGCGCTCTGGAACCACGCGGTGGAGCGCGACTGGCACTCCAACACGTACCAGACCGTCGCCGACATCCTGGGCTACCTCCAGGTCGTCCAGATCATGCACCGCTACAAGAGCGACGAGCGGGAACTGCTGCTGGCCGTCACGGAGGCGTCCGCGCTGATCGCGCTCGGCGGCCTCCAGGACACCGAGCTGAACCGCGTGCGCCACGTGTACACCTGGCTCCGCCACTCGATCGGCATCCGGCTGCTGGTCGGCGGGCCGGACCCGACGGACCCGGAGAACAGCACGTTCGACCCGCGGATCCAGGACCCGAACTTCAGCAACCGCCACCTCCACCCCGAGCACTGGGCGACCCGCCTCCTCAACTGGTGGATCGACGAGGAGGAGCACTGGAACAGCGTCGCGTTCACGCTGCTGATCCTGTCCGGCTGGAAGGCCGACCAGCTGGAGCGCATGCTCGACGCGCTGTACCAGACGACGCCCAGCGAGCCGGGCGGCGGCAGGGGCCCGCGGGACGCGCGCGGGTTCTGGCGCGAGAAGGCCATGGGCATGCTCGCCGCCATCCGCAGCGTCCGCGTCGCCCGCAACCCGTGGGAGCCGGGCGCCACGGAGGCGTCCAGCTCGCTGTCCATGCGGGACCAGGACGAGTCGGTGCAGGTGCCGAACCGGCTCCTGCAGGGCATCGCCGCCGAACTGGCGCCCCGCTCGCACGGCACGATGGTGCAGGGCGCGCTGTTCGCGGGCCGGCCGGTGCCGACGTTCCTGGCGCTCGACAACTTCGGGCCCGTCGGCGTCCTGAAGATCGACGAGGCGGCGAAGGTCCAGCGGGAGAAGGAGAACTTCGACCGGTTCGGCGAGGTCCTGCGCCCGGTGTACCGGGCGAGCAAGTGCGTCGTCGGCACCACGGGCATCACCAACAGCAGCAACGGCCGCCGCTACCAGGGCATCCTCACCTCGTACGTCTTCCGGGACCGCGACGAGCCGAAGACGCTGCGCGGCTGGCTCCGCCGGGCCGACACGGACGCGCTGCGGCCCGTGATCAAGGAGCTGTTCCTCGACGCGCTCGGCCCCTGGCTGAGCGACGCGCGCCGCACGATCGGCGACCTGCGGGGCGAGTACGCGGCGCTGCGCCCGGCGAGCTTCGAGCGGACGAGCTACGCCCCCGGCAAGAACGCCGAATCGGAGCTGGCCCACTTCGGCCAGCCCGAGGTGGCCAAGGTCTTCGGCGCCGCCCTGACCCCCGACGACCGCCACCTGGACGCCGTCCTGGCACGGTGCGGCGGGCTGCGCGAGAGCATCCTGTCGACGGAGTTCGACTACGCCTCCGCGACGAACCCGCTGTGGCTCGTCGCGCACATCGCGGAGATCCGCAAGCCCGACGAGGAGGCGGCCCCGCTGATCGACTGGCTGCTGTACGACCGCCAGTACGGCCTGACGACCACGTCGTACCTCACCTGCGTCTCGCACGGCGACCTGCACGGCGAGAACGTCCTGGCCAGCGGCCCCGACGGCCGGCGGCCCGAGCTGTACGTGATCGACTTCGAGACGACCCACCAGGGCCACATGTGCAAGGACTTCGCCCGCCTGGAGTCCGCCCTGTGGTCCCGCACGTTCCCGTGGGAGCCGGAACAGCTCCTCCAGCTCCGCTCCTGGTTCGTCGACGCCCTGGCCGGCGAGGCCATGTGGGAGGCGGAGATCCCGGAGGACACCGACCCGGACGTCCGCCGCGTCCTGACCTGCGTCACGGAACTGCGCGGCATCCTGCGCGGCTGCGAGCAGCGGAACTGGCCCTTCGGCGACCTCGAATACCAGTGGGCCCTCCTGGCCTCCCTCCTCCCCTTCGCCCGCTACCGCGACCACGACTCCCCGAGCAACCGCCACCTCCCGTTCCTCCTGGCCGCCGACATCGCCAACGCGATCGTCACCCGGGCAGCCGGCCAGAAGTGA
- a CDS encoding DNA polymerase III subunit gamma and tau, which translates to MSSLALYRRYRPESFAEVIGQEHVTDPLQQALRNNRVNHAYLFSGPRGCGKTTSARILARCLNCEQGPTPTPCGECQSCRDLARNGPGSIDVIEIDAASHGGVDDARDLREKAFFGPASSRYKIYIIDEAHMVTSAGFNALLKVVEEPPEHLKFIFATTEPEKVIGTIRSRTHHYPFRLVPPGTLRDYLAEVCGKEDIPVEDGVLPLVVRAGAGSVRDSMSVMDQLLAGAGPDGVTYAMATSLLGYTDGSLLDAVVEAFATGDGAAAFEVVDRVIEGGNDPRRFVADLLERLRDLVILAAVPDAAEKGLIDGPADVIERMQAQASTFGAAELSRAADLVNTGLTEMRGATSPRLQLELICARVLLPAAFDDERSLQARLERLERGAHFQAAGPGPAMGYVPGPEAHAPMPAVPPGGGVAAARAAVRGPGAGAPAGAGAAAEAPPVAPAPPVAPVAPAAPVAAEPAAAEASVPPPAPAAPAPAAPAPAAPAPGGPGARTPGAWPTAAAPGARQPGSWPTAAAPGQGRPPAPAAPQPQAPGPAAPQPAAPQAPAPSADMAQGAAQVRNMWPGILEAVKNRRRFTWILLSQNAQVAGFDGTTLQLGFLNAGARDNFASSGSEDVLKQALSEQFGVQWKIEAIIDPSGGAAPPSNYGGGGGYGGRPGQPGGAPAPQAAGPRPVPQHAPGPGGAPQGQQPPSGQAQASSGPAAGYEAQRPAGPQPVAPEDDVPEEDDPDLVESALSGHDLIVRELGATVLEEYTNE; encoded by the coding sequence GTGTCGTCGCTTGCGCTGTACCGCCGCTATCGTCCCGAGTCCTTCGCCGAGGTCATCGGGCAGGAGCATGTCACCGACCCGCTGCAGCAGGCCCTGCGGAACAACCGGGTCAATCACGCGTACCTGTTCAGCGGGCCGCGTGGGTGCGGCAAGACGACCAGCGCGCGCATCCTCGCCCGGTGCCTGAACTGTGAGCAAGGTCCCACGCCCACCCCCTGCGGGGAGTGCCAGTCCTGCCGCGACCTCGCGCGGAACGGGCCGGGCTCGATCGACGTCATCGAGATCGACGCGGCGTCCCACGGTGGTGTCGACGACGCCCGTGACCTGCGGGAAAAGGCCTTCTTCGGCCCCGCGAGCAGCCGGTACAAGATCTACATCATCGACGAGGCGCACATGGTCACCTCGGCGGGGTTCAACGCCCTGCTGAAGGTGGTCGAGGAGCCGCCGGAGCACCTCAAGTTCATCTTCGCGACGACCGAGCCCGAGAAGGTCATCGGGACCATCCGGTCGCGCACCCACCACTACCCGTTCCGGCTCGTGCCGCCCGGGACCCTGCGCGACTACCTCGCCGAGGTCTGCGGCAAGGAGGACATCCCCGTGGAGGACGGGGTGCTTCCGCTCGTCGTGCGCGCCGGTGCCGGGTCCGTGCGTGACTCCATGTCCGTCATGGACCAGCTGCTCGCCGGCGCCGGTCCGGACGGTGTGACGTACGCCATGGCCACGTCCCTGCTCGGGTACACCGACGGGTCGCTGCTCGACGCGGTCGTCGAGGCGTTCGCGACCGGGGACGGCGCGGCGGCCTTCGAGGTCGTCGACCGGGTCATCGAGGGCGGCAACGACCCCCGGCGGTTCGTCGCCGACCTGCTGGAGCGGCTGCGGGACCTGGTGATCCTCGCCGCCGTGCCCGACGCCGCCGAGAAGGGCCTCATCGACGGGCCCGCCGATGTGATCGAGCGCATGCAGGCGCAGGCGTCGACCTTCGGCGCCGCCGAGCTGAGCCGCGCCGCCGACCTGGTGAACACCGGCCTCACCGAGATGCGCGGCGCCACCTCGCCCCGCCTCCAGCTGGAGCTGATCTGCGCGCGCGTGCTGCTGCCCGCCGCCTTCGACGACGAGCGTTCGCTCCAGGCCCGCCTCGAGCGGCTGGAGCGCGGCGCCCACTTCCAGGCCGCCGGTCCCGGGCCCGCCATGGGGTACGTGCCCGGGCCCGAGGCCCATGCGCCCATGCCTGCGGTCCCGCCGGGCGGCGGGGTGGCGGCAGCGCGCGCGGCGGTACGGGGGCCGGGGGCCGGTGCACCGGCGGGGGCTGGAGCTGCTGCTGAGGCTCCTCCCGTGGCTCCTGCTCCTCCCGTGGCTCCTGTTGCTCCCGCCGCTCCGGTGGCTGCCGAGCCGGCCGCTGCCGAGGCTTCTGTGCCGCCTCCTGCCCCCGCGGCTCCCGCGCCCGCCGCTCCTGCCCCCGCGGCTCCCGCGCCGGGCGGGCCCGGCGCCCGTACGCCCGGCGCGTGGCCCACCGCCGCCGCGCCCGGCGCCCGCCAGCCCGGCAGCTGGCCGACCGCCGCCGCGCCCGGGCAGGGGCGCCCGCCCGCGCCCGCCGCCCCACAGCCGCAGGCACCGGGCCCGGCCGCCCCGCAGCCGGCCGCCCCGCAGGCGCCCGCCCCCTCCGCCGACATGGCGCAGGGCGCCGCGCAGGTGCGGAACATGTGGCCCGGCATCCTCGAAGCGGTCAAGAACCGGCGCCGCTTCACCTGGATCCTGCTCAGTCAGAACGCCCAGGTGGCCGGCTTCGACGGCACCACCCTCCAGCTCGGCTTCCTCAACGCCGGGGCCCGGGACAACTTCGCGAGCAGCGGCAGCGAGGACGTCCTCAAGCAGGCGCTCTCCGAGCAGTTCGGGGTGCAGTGGAAGATCGAGGCGATCATCGACCCGTCGGGCGGCGCCGCACCCCCGTCGAACTACGGAGGGGGCGGCGGCTACGGCGGCCGACCCGGCCAGCCCGGCGGCGCGCCCGCCCCCCAGGCGGCCGGCCCCCGTCCCGTACCGCAGCACGCGCCGGGACCGGGCGGCGCGCCTCAGGGGCAGCAGCCGCCGTCCGGCCAGGCCCAGGCGTCCTCCGGCCCGGCGGCCGGTTACGAGGCACAGCGTCCCGCGGGCCCCCAGCCCGTGGCGCCCGAGGACGACGTACCGGAAGAGGACGACCCGGACCTCGTCGAGTCGGCGCTCTCCGGCCACGACCTGATCGTGCGGGAGCTCGGCGCCACCGTGCTGGAGGAATATACGAACGAGTAG
- a CDS encoding DUF397 domain-containing protein: MPTNRVELKAAIWRRSSYSNGDGGNCVEVAEGFPGAARWRKSSHSNTSGGDCVEVAEGFPGAARWRKSSYSNGSGGDCVEVAANLPGIVPVRDSKVPDGPAVVVAAPAWAAFISAVRDGRPAAS; encoded by the coding sequence ATGCCAACGAACCGCGTTGAGTTGAAGGCTGCCATCTGGCGAAGGAGCAGCTACAGCAACGGGGACGGCGGCAACTGCGTCGAAGTGGCCGAAGGCTTCCCCGGCGCCGCCCGCTGGCGAAAGAGCAGCCACAGCAACACCTCCGGCGGCGACTGCGTCGAAGTGGCCGAAGGCTTCCCCGGCGCCGCCCGCTGGCGTAAGAGCAGCTACAGCAACGGGTCAGGCGGCGACTGCGTCGAAGTCGCCGCCAATCTCCCCGGCATCGTCCCCGTCCGGGACTCCAAGGTGCCCGACGGGCCCGCCGTCGTCGTCGCCGCGCCCGCCTGGGCGGCGTTCATCAGCGCGGTGCGGGACGGGCGTCCCGCAGCCAGCTGA